A window of Candidatus Dojkabacteria bacterium contains these coding sequences:
- the dnaB gene encoding replicative DNA helicase — protein sequence MEKIPPQNSEAEKSVLGSMLLDKDAVINVAGILLPEYFYEERHMQIYASILELFEEGLPIDLVTLTDKLKSKKQLKKVGGRAYLTDLVSFVPTAAHAEEYAKIVKGNAMRRKLISTSAKIAEYAFNEEITVQDVMDKSEQMLFGVAEQGVTTNFVHIKDLLKDAYERAEKADGDSAVRGVSTGFKDLDALLGGFQQSDLIILAARPSVGKTSLSLDFLRHAAISEKKRCAYFSLEMGSMQIIDRIVAMQAGIPFWELRTRQINDEKLLKLADAMGVLSEADIFIDDKPGQSINEVRTKARRLALERGLDIIMVDYLQLMRAETKEGRTQEVSMISQGLKNIARELEVPVIALSQLSRAIETRNTRRPQLSDLRESGAIEQDADVVMFIDREESWNPDTERKGVGDLFVAKHRNGPTGIIELAWVKDIASFRNIYRGAANS from the coding sequence ATGGAAAAGATACCACCACAAAACAGCGAAGCAGAAAAGTCCGTCCTAGGCTCAATGCTCCTCGACAAGGACGCAGTGATCAATGTTGCCGGAATACTGTTGCCCGAGTACTTCTACGAGGAGCGCCATATGCAGATATATGCCAGCATACTCGAGCTGTTTGAAGAGGGGCTCCCAATCGACCTGGTCACATTGACTGACAAATTAAAGAGCAAGAAGCAGCTAAAGAAAGTAGGTGGACGAGCATATCTGACAGATCTAGTGTCGTTTGTGCCGACCGCGGCGCATGCGGAGGAGTATGCCAAGATTGTGAAAGGGAATGCGATGAGAAGGAAGCTGATCTCGACCTCGGCCAAGATTGCCGAGTATGCGTTTAATGAGGAGATCACGGTGCAGGATGTGATGGATAAGTCGGAGCAGATGCTATTTGGAGTGGCGGAGCAGGGGGTTACTACCAATTTCGTACATATCAAGGACCTGTTGAAAGATGCCTATGAGCGCGCTGAGAAGGCCGATGGGGACTCGGCCGTGCGGGGTGTGTCAACAGGTTTCAAGGATCTTGATGCGCTTCTTGGCGGCTTCCAACAGTCGGATCTGATAATCTTGGCCGCACGGCCGTCAGTCGGTAAGACCTCGTTGTCGCTGGATTTCTTGAGGCATGCGGCGATATCGGAGAAGAAGCGGTGCGCATATTTCTCATTGGAGATGGGCTCGATGCAGATTATCGACCGTATCGTGGCTATGCAGGCAGGCATCCCGTTTTGGGAATTGCGAACCCGTCAGATTAACGACGAGAAGCTGCTAAAACTGGCCGACGCGATGGGTGTGCTCTCTGAGGCTGATATTTTCATCGACGATAAGCCGGGGCAAAGTATCAACGAGGTGCGAACCAAGGCCCGCCGATTGGCATTGGAGCGTGGACTCGACATTATAATGGTGGACTACTTGCAGCTTATGCGTGCCGAGACCAAAGAGGGTAGGACGCAGGAGGTATCGATGATCTCGCAGGGATTGAAGAATATCGCTCGTGAGCTTGAGGTGCCTGTTATAGCTCTGTCTCAGCTATCGCGTGCGATTGAGACCCGCAACACGCGTCGGCCACAGCTATCTGACCTGCGCGAATCGGGAGCGATCGAGCAGGATGCTGACGTGGTAATGTTTATCGACCGTGAGGAGAGCTGGAATCCGGATACTGAGCGCAAGGGGGTAGGGGATCTATTCGTAGCAAAGCATCGTAACGGTCCTACTGGCATCATTGAACTGGCTTGGGTAAAGGATATTGCGAGTTTCCGAAATATTTATCGCGGAGCCGCTAACTCATAG
- a CDS encoding MBL fold metallo-hydrolase: MTIKSLGFTSFKISFREVDFITDPLRTEAAGLKIGSTTGDAVLITGDENLGKENILAEAGFKKISPSNRENIFEINNPGDYELGGVLVRRFEGTNTYILARKDLRLVYIGARDNSIDVDQFKKIEGDVDVLILPIGDGETLISYDKIEKIINYVDPTYLVPSAYKVDGLKAPYDSLKSVDDFVKHFGYTHVKNEKSLKVVKGGGEEKAVEVIVLG; this comes from the coding sequence ATGACGATCAAATCACTAGGATTCACATCATTTAAGATCTCGTTCAGAGAGGTCGACTTTATTACAGATCCGCTCCGCACAGAAGCAGCCGGTCTAAAAATTGGCTCAACCACGGGCGATGCAGTACTGATCACCGGCGACGAGAACCTCGGGAAAGAGAATATCTTAGCAGAAGCAGGCTTTAAAAAGATCAGCCCAAGCAACCGCGAGAATATTTTTGAGATCAATAACCCTGGCGACTACGAGCTGGGTGGTGTACTGGTAAGGCGCTTTGAAGGTACAAATACATATATATTGGCCCGCAAAGATCTGCGCTTGGTCTATATCGGCGCGCGCGACAACAGCATCGACGTAGACCAGTTTAAGAAGATTGAGGGTGATGTAGATGTATTGATCTTGCCAATCGGAGATGGTGAAACGCTTATTTCGTACGATAAGATTGAGAAGATAATCAACTATGTTGACCCTACATATCTTGTGCCATCAGCCTACAAGGTGGATGGCTTGAAAGCACCGTATGATAGCTTGAAGAGTGTGGATGATTTTGTGAAGCATTTTGGCTATACACATGTGAAGAATGAGAAGAGCTTGAAGGTTGTGAAGGGTGGGGGAGAGGAGAAGGCGGTTGAGGTGATTGTGTTGGGGTAG
- a CDS encoding class E sortase produces the protein MKYMENRNLINSSISTGVSSARVAALSKSKDRRFNMRKPSFDMPRIKAPSFSIRHKGTLTNIALALIVIISLYLILAPLAPSLNYYLNSLTGKEYDNRANDDGGEEQGRDYQLSLKGKNQQSDYYKDDIVLIPSIGVDMDIVEGTTDKALDKGAWIRPNGSTPNKGSNTILTAHRFSYLDGGRSFYHLDKVQAGDEIIVYWKGDRYRYIAKDSKVVRPSAVEVEDSSSEPILTLYTCTPLWTAANRLVITAVPDEPTINLIAKRASR, from the coding sequence ATGAAATATATGGAGAATCGTAATTTAATCAACAGCTCAATAAGCACAGGTGTAAGTAGCGCTAGGGTAGCAGCACTATCCAAGTCAAAAGATAGGCGTTTCAACATGCGAAAACCAAGCTTCGATATGCCTCGGATTAAGGCACCAAGTTTCTCCATACGCCATAAAGGAACACTCACAAACATCGCGCTTGCGCTCATCGTGATTATCTCGCTTTACCTCATACTTGCACCACTCGCACCATCACTCAACTACTACCTCAACAGCCTGACAGGCAAAGAGTACGACAACCGCGCCAACGACGACGGAGGAGAAGAGCAGGGAAGAGATTACCAGCTCTCGCTCAAAGGAAAAAATCAGCAGAGCGACTACTATAAAGATGACATAGTCCTTATCCCATCAATCGGCGTAGACATGGACATAGTAGAGGGCACAACTGACAAGGCGCTCGACAAAGGAGCGTGGATCCGTCCAAATGGTAGTACACCGAACAAAGGCAGCAACACAATTCTTACTGCACATAGATTTAGCTATCTGGATGGTGGGCGATCTTTCTATCATCTCGACAAGGTGCAGGCAGGCGATGAGATAATCGTGTATTGGAAGGGTGATAGGTATAGATATATCGCTAAGGATAGTAAGGTCGTAAGGCCAAGTGCAGTAGAGGTTGAGGATAGCAGCAGTGAGCCGATTTTGACGCTATACACCTGCACTCCGCTCTGGACAGCCGCCAATCGACTTGTTATAACTGCTGTGCCGGATGAACCGACCATAAATTTAATCGCCAAAAGGGCATCTCGCTAA
- a CDS encoding metal-sensitive transcriptional regulator has protein sequence MPKKGPSTISERLSRASGQLKAVEHMVKEEQDVQKVVIQLQAVISSLESAKLEIIKQQIRSEILKALDSSVGLIK, from the coding sequence ATGCCCAAGAAAGGCCCATCCACAATAAGTGAAAGGCTAAGCCGTGCATCTGGCCAGCTAAAAGCGGTCGAGCATATGGTGAAAGAAGAGCAAGATGTGCAAAAAGTAGTGATCCAGCTCCAGGCAGTCATTTCTTCGCTTGAAAGCGCCAAGCTTGAGATTATTAAGCAGCAGATCCGCTCCGAGATCCTCAAGGCTCTCGATAGCAGTGTCGGCTTGATCAAGTAA
- the prfA gene encoding peptide chain release factor 1, giving the protein MKLEEIKKKYDLEKIKSEKEALEERMGSAHRNPSANMSQISAELAYISDLYLLVDSLYSAARKYDEAQQLIAEGDTELGEMARAEVADLEPKIAQLDEQITQKEIEKKLADPDDMKSVILEIRPGAGGEEAALFGADLFRMYKAFSDMKGWNMSVIENSVSENGGIKYLAARIEGRDVFKHLKYESGVHRVQRIPATESGGRIHTSTASVAILPEAEDVEIEIDEKDLKVEVMRASGAGGQHVNKTSSAIRITHIPTGIFASSQESRVQQENRKLAMQMLKARLYEQKREEEARKRSDMRHSQIGSAMRSEKIRTYNYPQSRITDHRVKASWHNLEAILNGYLDEVVEEVNRGMMQQMLDELKD; this is encoded by the coding sequence ATGAAACTGGAAGAGATAAAGAAAAAATATGACCTGGAGAAGATTAAATCTGAGAAAGAAGCCCTCGAAGAAAGAATGGGCAGTGCCCACCGCAACCCATCAGCAAACATGTCTCAGATCTCGGCCGAGCTAGCCTATATTTCTGACCTCTACCTCCTTGTTGACTCACTCTACTCAGCCGCGCGCAAGTACGACGAAGCTCAACAGCTAATCGCAGAGGGTGATACAGAGCTTGGAGAGATGGCCCGTGCTGAAGTAGCCGACCTAGAGCCAAAGATAGCTCAATTAGATGAGCAGATAACTCAAAAAGAGATTGAAAAGAAGCTTGCCGACCCAGACGACATGAAGTCCGTAATCCTAGAAATCCGACCTGGCGCAGGTGGCGAAGAGGCTGCACTTTTTGGTGCTGACCTATTCCGCATGTATAAGGCATTTTCAGATATGAAAGGCTGGAATATGAGCGTGATCGAAAACAGTGTTAGCGAAAATGGTGGCATTAAGTATCTCGCCGCCCGCATCGAAGGCCGTGATGTCTTTAAGCATCTGAAATATGAAAGCGGTGTGCATCGAGTTCAGCGCATCCCAGCAACTGAGTCAGGTGGCCGTATCCACACCTCTACTGCATCTGTAGCTATCCTACCTGAAGCAGAGGATGTGGAAATTGAAATTGACGAGAAGGATCTTAAAGTAGAGGTGATGCGTGCCTCTGGCGCAGGCGGCCAGCATGTCAACAAGACCTCTTCAGCAATCCGAATCACGCATATCCCCACAGGCATATTTGCAAGCTCTCAAGAGTCGCGTGTACAGCAGGAGAACCGCAAGTTGGCAATGCAGATGCTTAAGGCACGTCTATATGAGCAGAAGCGCGAGGAAGAGGCTCGCAAGCGCTCAGACATGCGCCATTCACAGATCGGCTCAGCAATGCGCTCAGAGAAAATCCGCACCTACAACTATCCCCAGAGCCGCATTACAGACCATCGTGTTAAAGCCTCATGGCACAACCTTGAAGCGATCTTAAATGGTTACCTCGACGAGGTAGTCGAAGAGGTAAATCGAGGGATGATGCAGCAGATGCTAGATGAGCTAAAAGATTAA
- a CDS encoding HemK/PrmC family methyltransferase — protein sequence MKSHQGSPTPYRFNSTPEELKLLLHAKSVLESKHYLDTDRIAREIVEFCKGDGLAVYETLDRIKQDEPWEYIQGWTFFSGHKFIVNSSVLIPRPESEQLVELMFNEVKNFIKPAREKGRINIIDIGTGSGCIITSIFIKLRQELPQEQFNELNFYAIDISEDALEVAKSNAALNEIARDSITFIHSDLLSRATSIDFTLPTFIVSNPPYVTSAEFEEADKSVTQYEPKIALVADEEGLQFYRRIVNEINEKSIKIISVIFETSPSVVDGILNLLLKTDLSGESVKDIYEKERFVVARNRSTQPVGPIPSPVD from the coding sequence ATGAAATCTCACCAGGGCTCCCCTACCCCATATAGATTTAATTCCACACCGGAAGAGCTTAAGCTGCTGCTCCACGCAAAAAGCGTTCTAGAGTCTAAACATTATCTCGACACTGATCGAATTGCTCGTGAGATTGTTGAATTTTGCAAGGGCGATGGATTAGCGGTTTACGAGACTCTTGACCGCATTAAGCAAGATGAGCCATGGGAGTATATCCAGGGCTGGACATTTTTTTCTGGCCACAAATTTATAGTCAACTCTTCTGTCTTAATCCCTCGGCCCGAAAGTGAGCAGCTAGTTGAGCTGATGTTTAATGAAGTTAAAAATTTCATTAAACCCGCCAGGGAGAAAGGCAGAATAAACATTATAGATATAGGTACAGGCAGCGGCTGCATAATCACCTCCATTTTCATTAAACTGAGACAGGAACTTCCTCAAGAGCAGTTTAATGAACTTAACTTTTATGCGATCGACATTAGCGAAGATGCTCTAGAGGTAGCAAAAAGCAACGCTGCGCTTAATGAAATAGCTAGAGATAGCATTACTTTTATCCACTCGGATCTGCTTAGCCGAGCAACAAGCATTGACTTCACCCTACCAACATTTATTGTAAGCAACCCGCCATATGTGACCAGCGCTGAGTTTGAGGAGGCAGACAAGTCAGTGACCCAGTACGAGCCAAAGATAGCGCTCGTCGCTGATGAGGAAGGTCTACAATTTTACCGAAGAATAGTTAATGAAATTAATGAAAAGTCTATCAAAATTATATCGGTAATATTTGAGACATCCCCATCAGTCGTAGATGGTATCCTTAATCTACTGCTCAAGACAGATCTAAGCGGTGAGTCTGTAAAAGATATCTACGAAAAAGAGCGATTTGTCGTCGCAAGAAATAGATCTACTCAACCCGTTGGCCCTATACCCTCACCAGTAGATTAA
- the murF gene encoding UDP-N-acetylmuramoyl-tripeptide--D-alanyl-D-alanine ligase, which yields MQTVSFIILTTLFLTIVVGSLPTIYQFQTQDHMLYRILRRGDNRLGLIPFKLPAKSTHNLIIFGLAGLANLATYLFLLQNEAIDSYLHLAAITIVWALLGKLYLLLALVASNFIANIKRSKQIASARQRLAQFPDLQVIGITGSYGKTSVKENIAQILATKFKVAKTPSNNNTLLGHALAILHQLKSDDRYLVAEYGAYRKGEIKEMVELLPPKFAVLTGLGNQHLELFGSQRNLIEAKSELFQKLPEDGVAYLNCDTAHYSEILPLIKGRKITYSLEDRSADLYASEIVVDIKTKSSFKVEYKGNHYEFECEVLGKHNILNLLPAIAIALDLGMSQSEIQDGLNALTAPKERLNLVDLGSIKLLDDSYNSSFEGFLAALDVMQQIGGDLHIVSRGLLELSGDKEEIYAKLTAQINKTGATLWTTDSFFFKYELQNGKHYNSEEKLYDELSKSLGNQSVLLIEGRVNPALKEKFLSQYRAKAN from the coding sequence ATGCAAACTGTAAGCTTCATAATACTGACAACCCTCTTCCTAACGATTGTTGTTGGCTCGCTTCCTACAATCTATCAATTCCAGACACAAGACCATATGCTTTATCGCATCCTCAGAAGGGGTGATAATCGTCTCGGCCTGATCCCGTTTAAGCTCCCTGCAAAGAGCACGCACAACCTGATCATCTTTGGATTAGCAGGCCTTGCAAATCTCGCGACATATCTATTCTTGCTGCAAAATGAAGCCATAGATAGCTATCTCCATCTTGCAGCAATTACTATTGTCTGGGCACTACTTGGCAAGCTCTATCTCCTACTTGCTTTAGTTGCAAGTAATTTTATAGCGAATATAAAGCGCAGCAAGCAGATTGCTTCAGCAAGGCAGAGGTTAGCTCAATTTCCGGATTTACAGGTGATCGGAATCACAGGATCGTATGGCAAGACTTCTGTGAAAGAAAATATCGCGCAGATACTCGCGACAAAATTTAAAGTCGCTAAAACTCCCAGCAACAATAACACCCTTCTAGGACATGCACTAGCCATACTTCACCAGCTCAAAAGTGACGACCGGTACTTAGTCGCCGAGTATGGTGCTTATCGAAAAGGCGAGATCAAAGAGATGGTCGAGCTCTTACCACCCAAATTCGCCGTACTGACCGGCTTGGGCAATCAACACCTAGAGCTTTTTGGCTCGCAAAGGAACCTAATCGAGGCCAAATCAGAGCTATTCCAGAAGCTACCTGAGGATGGAGTCGCATATCTTAACTGTGACACGGCTCACTACTCGGAAATCCTACCCCTGATTAAAGGGAGAAAGATCACCTACTCTCTCGAAGATCGCTCGGCAGATCTATATGCTAGTGAGATTGTTGTCGATATAAAAACCAAATCTTCATTTAAGGTCGAATATAAAGGGAATCATTATGAATTTGAATGCGAGGTGTTGGGCAAGCATAATATCTTAAATCTTTTACCTGCAATTGCGATTGCTCTCGACTTAGGAATGAGCCAGAGTGAGATTCAAGATGGACTTAATGCCCTAACCGCACCGAAAGAGAGATTAAATCTGGTTGATTTAGGCAGTATAAAACTGCTTGATGATAGCTACAATTCCAGCTTTGAGGGCTTCTTGGCAGCACTAGATGTAATGCAGCAAATAGGTGGCGACCTACACATTGTATCGCGAGGGCTACTAGAGCTCAGTGGAGATAAAGAGGAAATATATGCAAAACTCACAGCCCAGATAAACAAAACTGGTGCGACATTGTGGACCACTGACTCATTCTTCTTTAAGTATGAGCTGCAAAACGGAAAGCATTATAATAGTGAGGAGAAGCTGTATGATGAGCTAAGCAAGAGCCTCGGCAATCAGAGCGTCTTGCTCATCGAAGGCAGAGTAAATCCGGCATTAAAAGAGAAATTCTTGAGCCAGTACAGAGCGAAGGCAAATTAA
- a CDS encoding peptidoglycan bridge formation glycyltransferase FemA/FemB family protein, producing MVQEINDEAKYRQLWDELQLSILQSWEWGDLKQPLWQPLRLVVDDYPITVLLRKVPVLSGNIAYIPRPFTDLDSSTEKLNSILTQLIAFLGSENSSKHKLVHLMIDPELYSEESQRIFNELGFKLSEPVQARCTNLLSLEPSEEELLLGVRESSRRNIKKAVKSGCTVETHTTGDAIERFLKVMHSINVRNAFVKQQDPYFRKLWEISDGKLFKLFIVTHQGNDVATCLVGHNRVRLSDLYVGVTDAGKAVNAGHLMKWESILDAKRSGYKVYDHWGVAKLLKTEYEGHPTREMFDPKDKLAYLSEFKFSFGGEYMEYLKQQLYVFDNLRYQSYKLLDKGRVAALQISKRLR from the coding sequence ATGGTGCAAGAGATAAATGATGAAGCTAAATATAGACAGCTTTGGGATGAGCTCCAGCTCAGCATCCTCCAATCATGGGAATGGGGAGATCTAAAGCAACCACTCTGGCAGCCGCTTCGTCTAGTTGTAGACGATTATCCGATCACTGTGCTGCTGAGGAAAGTCCCAGTATTGAGCGGGAATATCGCCTATATTCCAAGACCTTTTACAGACCTAGATAGCTCCACTGAGAAACTAAATTCAATCTTGACACAGCTTATCGCATTTCTAGGCAGTGAGAACTCAAGTAAGCATAAGCTGGTCCACCTAATGATCGACCCGGAGCTGTATTCAGAAGAGTCACAGAGAATTTTCAACGAGCTTGGCTTCAAGCTAAGCGAGCCAGTCCAGGCACGGTGCACCAACCTTCTCAGCCTTGAGCCGAGCGAGGAAGAGCTCCTACTCGGTGTCAGAGAATCGAGCAGGCGCAACATTAAAAAAGCCGTTAAATCAGGTTGCACCGTAGAGACACACACCACGGGCGATGCAATTGAACGATTCTTGAAGGTGATGCACTCTATCAATGTCCGCAACGCATTTGTTAAGCAGCAAGATCCATATTTCAGAAAATTGTGGGAGATCTCAGACGGTAAGCTATTTAAATTATTTATCGTCACACACCAGGGAAATGATGTAGCTACATGCCTAGTTGGACATAACAGAGTCAGGCTTTCCGACCTTTATGTAGGCGTCACCGACGCCGGCAAAGCGGTAAACGCCGGACATTTGATGAAGTGGGAAAGCATCTTAGATGCAAAACGGAGTGGATACAAAGTGTATGACCATTGGGGTGTCGCGAAGCTACTCAAAACCGAGTATGAAGGCCACCCTACACGTGAGATGTTTGACCCGAAAGATAAGCTGGCATATCTCTCAGAATTCAAATTCAGCTTCGGCGGTGAGTATATGGAGTACTTAAAACAGCAGCTTTATGTCTTTGACAATTTAAGATACCAATCGTACAAGTTATTGGATAAAGGAAGGGTCGCTGCATTGCAAATAAG